Genomic DNA from Limnochordia bacterium:
CTCCGCACTTTTCCGTTCGGTAATGTCTCGGGCATAGACTAAGGCTCCCCACTTGGACTGAAACAGAATAGGAACTGCCGCTACTTCCACATATACAGGTGTACCATCTAGTTGCAGGAATGCCTCTTCATTCCGTGGAACCGCTTGTCTTTCCACGTCTAACTTATGGAGCCTTTCTGCTACAATCTCTTGATGCTCAGGGGCAATCTGTCCCAAAACCGGTCTCCCTAGTAGATCCTTTTCTGTAACCGCGCCAAACAACTCCAAGGCCGCGTTATTAACATAGCTAAATGTGCCTTCCGTTTCCACGAAAATGGCATCAGGAGCCAGTTCTACCAGCTGGCGGAATCTGGTCTCACTATCTTGGAGTTCAATCTCCGCTTGTTTTCGTTCAGTAATATCCATGATATTTCCAATCACCTTTATGACATTACCACTATCGTCAAGGACCCCGTAGGCTACAGTGCGTACCCATCGAGCTTGTCCGGTAACAGTGGTGAAGGGAAATTCAAGATCATAACCTTCTCCTGTATCAAGGCACCGCTGAAAAGCCCCTTTGATCATCTGTTGATCAGCTGGAGCATAGCACGCCAAGCTTACATTCATGTGTTCCGGGGAGCCTACAGGAATATTTACAGGATTTACCCCATGGATATGATAGGTCTCCTCGGTCCAGGTCATGCTTTGCCGCTTCACATCCCACTCCCAGCCCCCCACCTTGGCCAGACGCTGCGTATCCTGAAGCAACTGAGCACTTTTGCGCAAAGCATCTTCGGCTAATTTTCGTTCGGTAATATCTTCAAATACAGTGGCGAATCGATCCTGGCCGACAGCGTATGCACTGATGTAGTAAAAACGTTGGGTTGGTTCAAAGTAGGTCTCAAAGGTAACCGGCTCACCAGTAAGTACCACCCTTCCGTATATTTCGATCAAGCCACTTTGACGTATATCCGGGTAGATCTCACTTACTCGTTTGCCGATGATATCCGCTAAATACAAACCGGTATGTTTTTCAAAGGCTGTATTAGTTTGCAGGAATACATAGTCTTGAGGATTACCATCATCGTCCAGTACCAAGCGATGTACAGCAATGGCATCAAGGGAGTACTCAAAGAGCTCCCGGTATTGTCTTTCTCTATCCGCTAGGGCCTGTCTTTGCTCATACATCTGTGTTACATCATGGAATACTAGGACAACCCCTAGCATTTTACCGTCTACATCAACAATAGGAGCCGCACTATCCGCTATCTGGTACTCGGTTCCATCACGGGCTATAAGACTAGTATGGTTGGCTAGACCAACAATCTGACCGCTCTCCAACACCATTGATACAGGGTCAAGGTGGGGCTGGCGGGTAATTGTACTAATGATCTCGAAGACCTCGGTAAGGGGTCTGCCTAAGGCCTCAGAGCTCGTCCAACCAGTTAATGCCTCCGCCACGGGATTCATGCGGGTAATATTTCCATTGATATCAGTTGTGATCACTGCATCTCCAATGGAGTGCAGAGTCACCGCCAGATCCTGTTCGCGCCTACGAAGACCTTCCTCCGCTTCCTTTAGTGCGGTAATATCAATAACTAGGCCTTCCAAAAGGAGTAGTTCACCATTCTCATCATACACACCACAACCTTGTTCCCAAACCCACTTAACACTGCCTGAAGCCGTACGGATCCGGTACTCTGCTACTAAAGGTTGTCTATCCTCGAGTACTCCCTGCCATGCATTCCAAAGATAATCATGATACTCCGGGAGAATGAGGTCCATATAAGATATCTTGTTATTGTGGACTAGGTCGTCGGGCGTGTATCCTAGCAATTCCTCAACACCACTACTGACAAATAGCATGGTCCAATGGCGGTCATTATGACACCTATAGACCATACCCGGTATGTTATTCATCAGGTGTGTTAGCTGTCTATCCCGCTCTGTGGCGATACTCATTGATGCCGCAAGCTGTGCTTCACTTTGTCTTCGCATATACAGTAGCCTAACCAAGACAAAAATCCCGACTATGCTAACTAGAAGAAGCAGGGACACGATGGCAATGACTGTGTCCCGTCGTTTTCTGGCAAGTCTTAGTAGCTGATGATACTCAGTTACATCCATCAAGGTACCAAATACGACGTTTCTATCCTCGTCGTACTCCGCGATTGAGCGAATATCCGCTATTTGCCCGTCAATGGGTCGGCGGATCTGAAATTCAACGTCGTAGTGCTCACCTTTTTCGAGCAAGTTTGCCAGTGCAGTATCTAGTATTACTCGGTGTTCTGGCAGTGGAATTGCTT
This window encodes:
- a CDS encoding PAS domain S-box protein, with protein sequence MLAIRPFFYLILVLVMVATSPMDAGFASEDEVFGDDAFDTHGSVMLVIEASTGSIVKANRAASDFYGYLPSELLGMRVDEINMLLPAEVEEERQAAVSEQRNYFVFPHRLRNGEVRTVEVYSYPINSEGLFVLSIVHDITARIEAEQTLRDYNRRLKRAEDITGIGHWEFHFVDNRVVVSEGAKQVYGLIGDEWTISDVQAIPLPEHRVILDTALANLLEKGEHYDVEFQIRRPIDGQIADIRSIAEYDEDRNVVFGTLMDVTEYHQLLRLARKRRDTVIAIVSLLLLVSIVGIFVLVRLLYMRRQSEAQLAASMSIATERDRQLTHLMNNIPGMVYRCHNDRHWTMLFVSSGVEELLGYTPDDLVHNNKISYMDLILPEYHDYLWNAWQGVLEDRQPLVAEYRIRTASGSVKWVWEQGCGVYDENGELLLLEGLVIDITALKEAEEGLRRREQDLAVTLHSIGDAVITTDINGNITRMNPVAEALTGWTSSEALGRPLTEVFEIISTITRQPHLDPVSMVLESGQIVGLANHTSLIARDGTEYQIADSAAPIVDVDGKMLGVVLVFHDVTQMYEQRQALADRERQYRELFEYSLDAIAVHRLVLDDDGNPQDYVFLQTNTAFEKHTGLYLADIIGKRVSEIYPDIRQSGLIEIYGRVVLTGEPVTFETYFEPTQRFYYISAYAVGQDRFATVFEDITERKLAEDALRKSAQLLQDTQRLAKVGGWEWDVKRQSMTWTEETYHIHGVNPVNIPVGSPEHMNVSLACYAPADQQMIKGAFQRCLDTGEGYDLEFPFTTVTGQARWVRTVAYGVLDDSGNVIKVIGNIMDITERKQAEIELQDSETRFRQLVELAPDAIFVETEGTFSYVNNAALELFGAVTEKDLLGRPVLGQIAPEHQEIVAERLHKLDVERQAVPRNEEAFLQLDGTPVYVEVAAVPILFQSKWGALVYARDITERKSAEAQLHYLTFHDPVTDLYNRTFLEEKLKGLDTESQLPLGLMMADVDGLKIINDSLGHQQGDRLLQRVADILKTTCRPKDIIGRWGGDEFVAILPQTTGLQLRNIASRIEKACEESASAPFSISLAVGYAVKEKIEQDIDVILRRAEDSMYQRKMNKALSNKSALVASLQRALGEKSHETEHHARRLQELAVALGKRYGLSDAQLDEVSLLALLHDIGKVAVSEEILNKQGPLSPAEQEIIRKHPEIGYRIAAASPDLVSVAQGILSHHERWDGGGYPRGLKGKDIPLSARIVTLVDAFEAMISDRPYSQGISVEEALREITACAGTQFDPVLARLFVEMIEAEAADTDE